From Solanum lycopersicum chromosome 8, SLM_r2.1, the proteins below share one genomic window:
- the LOC101244100 gene encoding vegetative cell wall protein gp1 encodes MASQQPPRPLFRFASMVRPAAQPPPASAPPAPSPQPMFRPTTPFRPASPAVTAPQPPQPPVPTAATPVAVVTAPPQPQAPAPGSPISPQRRQPAEVTSPPRSPVAPPPQSVVSPPKAPSPRSPVAAQPRSAATEVPKSPVIRASPVIRTTTSVPQSPVKPLASNVTTESAPTTTPYASSRPSPKTKSTDSIQTLINQSSPSKAPPPSQNVFQPNLVKSQTYSPQTKPAVSHPPSPLKLPPSQLELESKIPSQVDQKTVVVQETTRANTNGHHHHHVQQTARNGNTMENGKQELVKKEKGVHQKKKVSNSNAADDFGTSVLTLAGENKGAIMELSPSRKTYSPRSLQNKGSPKSWSSEDDGEKSGSESGRKGDKMQNKSLPMTAFMNSNVQGINNSILHNASCTHHDPGVHLVFSRKTNGSNGLHMIKGSQKS; translated from the coding sequence ATGGCTAGCCAACAACCACCTCGTCCATTGTTCCGTTTTGCTTCCATGGTTCGTCCGGCTGCACAACCTCCTCCAGCTTCTGCTCCACCAGCACCATCCCCACAACCGATGTTTCGACCTACCACCCCATTTAGGCCTGCCTCACCAGCAGTTACTGCTCCACAGCCCCCTCAACCTCCAGTACCTACTGCTGCTACTCCTGTTGCAGTAGTTACTGCACCACCGCAACCACAAGCGCCAGCCCCAGGTAGCCCCATTTCACCACAGAGGCGTCAACCTGCTGAGGTAACTTCACCACCAAGATCACCTGTAGCTCCTCCTCCTCAATCTGTTGTTTCGCCACCAAAGGCTCCTTCACCACGTTCTCCAGTAGCAGCACAACCACGAAGTGCTGCCACTGAGGTCCCTAAATCTCCTGTCATTAGAGCCTCTCCTGTCATTAGAACCACCACGTCAGTGCCACAATCTCCAGTCAAGCCATTAGCTTCTAATGTAACAACAGAGAGCGCTCCAACTACTACTCCGTATGCTTCATCTCGGCCATCTCCAAAAACAAAATCGACAGATTCTATCCAAACTCTCATAAATCAATCATCACCATCGAAAGCCCCCCCACCATCTCAAAATGTCTTCCAGCCTAATTTAGTGAAATCCCAGACTTACTCTCCTCAAACTAAGCCTGCAGTTTCTCACCCTCCATCCCCACTAAAGCTTCCCCCATCTCAACTTGAACTCGAGTCCAAGATTCCTTCACAGGTTGATCAGAAAACTGTTGTTGTCCAAGAAACCACGAGGGCTAATACTAAcggtcatcatcatcatcatgtccAGCAGACTGCTAGAAATGGAAACACAATGGAAAATGGGAAACAAGAAttagttaaaaaagaaaaaggggttCATCAGAAGAAGAAGGTGTCTAATTCTAATGCTGCAGATGACTTTGGAACAAGTGTTCTAACACTAGCTGGTGAAAACAAGGGAGCCATTATGGAGTTAAGCCCTTCAAGGAAGACATACAGCCCCCGGAGCCTTCAAAATAAAGGAAGTCCAAAGTCTTGGAGTAGTGAGGATGATGGAGAGAAATCAGGGAGCGAAAGTGGAAGGAAGGGAGATAAAATGCAAAATAAGTCCCTTCCTATGACCGCATTCATGAACAGCAACGTCCAAGGTATCAACAACTCCATTCTCCACAATGCTTCTTGCACTCACCATGATCCTGGTGTCCACCTTGTTTTTTCAAGAAAGACAAATGGTAGTAATGGA